Proteins encoded within one genomic window of Chlorobaculum sp. MV4-Y:
- a CDS encoding calcium/sodium antiporter, producing MSDYLFLLAGIACAATGGEFFVRGSVGIATALRIPPGIIGVTVAAFATSSPELSVAVNSGLAGKSQISLGNALGSNIINISLVLGIALLISGIPVAAETLKRDVRIAIIAPVLTGIFLIDNTLNRLEGVFLLGIFATWLYSVVMQALHHRRHKSGGSKRKGSAMYWILAISGMMLLIIAGKLIVFSAAGIARDFGVDDFIIGSTFVALGTTVPELASIIFSKIKGHDEISLGTVLGSNIFNGLFIVSVASILTPIRVPFSEVAFVLRLCDEPVFCQPLILMNGADLVPLQSGKS from the coding sequence ATGAGTGACTATCTTTTCTTGCTGGCCGGCATTGCCTGTGCTGCGACCGGAGGAGAGTTTTTCGTCCGGGGCTCGGTCGGCATAGCAACCGCCCTGCGCATTCCGCCGGGAATTATCGGCGTAACGGTTGCCGCCTTCGCGACATCGAGCCCGGAACTCTCCGTGGCGGTCAACTCGGGACTTGCCGGTAAGTCGCAGATATCTCTGGGTAACGCGCTTGGCAGCAACATCATCAATATATCGCTTGTTCTCGGCATCGCTCTGCTCATATCCGGCATTCCTGTTGCAGCTGAAACGTTGAAGCGCGATGTGAGGATAGCCATCATCGCGCCGGTTTTGACCGGAATTTTCTTGATTGACAATACGCTCAACCGGCTCGAAGGAGTCTTCTTGCTTGGCATCTTCGCGACATGGCTTTATTCGGTTGTCATGCAGGCGCTTCACCACAGACGGCACAAGAGCGGCGGGTCGAAAAGAAAAGGAAGTGCGATGTACTGGATTTTAGCGATCTCCGGCATGATGCTGCTCATCATTGCCGGAAAGCTGATTGTCTTTTCCGCAGCCGGCATCGCCAGGGATTTCGGCGTTGACGACTTCATCATCGGCTCGACCTTCGTGGCATTGGGAACAACCGTTCCGGAGCTTGCATCCATTATTTTCTCCAAAATCAAAGGGCACGACGAGATCAGTCTCGGCACGGTTTTGGGCAGCAACATCTTCAATGGACTGTTTATCGTATCGGTAGCATCCATTTTGACACCGATTCGCGTTCCGTTTTCAGAAGTGGCGTTTGTACTCCGTCTATGTGATGAGCCTGTTTTTTGCCAGCCGCTGATTTTGATGAACGGCGCTGATTTGGTGCCACTCCAATCCGGCAAATCCTGA
- a CDS encoding PASTA domain-containing protein: protein MKKVLIFLFLFIIAIVAVDRFLLPYYTESGSQTTVPNVTNMTYEAANWELRKAGLNAMKSYNVRYLPDVPPDRVIDQVPEPGSIVKPGRSITLVLNRLDKPSYPVPDLVGRTEAEARTELERLGMVVAEVQTQVVSDSDQDGRVLSQSIPPDVVLKSGSQVSFIVGKLEQEPTGMRLVIVPDVLGMSVDQARSVIVRDGLLLGKISYENSDLLVPGTVVSQKPSANAMVQFGQSVDIAVVGNPN from the coding sequence ATGAAAAAAGTACTGATATTTCTGTTCCTGTTTATTATCGCCATTGTCGCCGTCGATAGATTCCTGTTGCCGTACTATACTGAAAGCGGCTCGCAGACCACTGTTCCGAATGTCACGAACATGACCTATGAGGCTGCCAACTGGGAATTGCGCAAGGCGGGTTTGAATGCAATGAAGAGTTATAATGTGCGCTATTTGCCCGATGTCCCTCCAGATCGGGTCATCGATCAGGTGCCCGAGCCCGGTTCGATAGTCAAGCCGGGACGCAGTATCACTCTGGTGCTTAACCGTTTGGACAAGCCCAGCTATCCCGTTCCGGATCTGGTCGGTCGTACTGAAGCGGAAGCGCGCACGGAACTCGAACGGCTTGGAATGGTCGTCGCCGAGGTCCAGACGCAGGTTGTTTCCGATTCCGATCAGGACGGCAGGGTGCTCAGCCAGTCCATACCGCCCGATGTGGTGCTCAAGTCCGGCAGCCAGGTGTCGTTCATTGTCGGCAAACTCGAGCAGGAGCCGACAGGTATGCGGCTTGTCATCGTGCCCGATGTGCTCGGTATGTCGGTCGATCAGGCAAGAAGTGTTATTGTCAGAGACGGCCTATTGTTGGGGAAGATCAGTTATGAAAACTCTGATCTTCTGGTCCCCGGCACGGTTGTCTCCCAGAAGCCATCGGCAAACGCGATGGTTCAGTTTGGCCAGTCGGTCGATATTGCCGTTGTCGGCAACCCCAATTAA
- a CDS encoding polyprenyl synthetase family protein yields the protein MDINVVTSSVTEELKQFQERYKTVLHSSNSLVDKVTRYVLRQQGKQIRPTLVILAAKACGGVHDVTYRGAIMVELLHSATLIHDDVVDGAEMRRGIPSINALWKNKISVLIGDYLLSKGLLYSLENKDYRSLHLVSEAVRRMSEGEILQIQKTRSLDITEEDYLSVIADKTGSLIATSCAIGAASSTDSEDKIANLKSYGEFLGLAFQIRDDLLDYTGDSKKTGKQLGIDIKDRKITLPLIYALRQSDKSEQNKIKSILKSSRKRSVRSGEVIEFVTRKGGLDYAAEVAEGFAAKAVESLARFPESDAKRSLQLLVDFVMKRQH from the coding sequence GTGGATATCAATGTGGTAACATCTTCCGTTACGGAAGAGCTGAAACAGTTCCAGGAGCGCTACAAAACGGTGCTTCATTCAAGCAACAGCCTGGTTGACAAGGTTACGCGCTATGTGCTCCGGCAGCAGGGCAAGCAGATCAGGCCGACGCTGGTGATTCTTGCGGCCAAGGCGTGCGGCGGTGTTCACGACGTCACCTATCGTGGGGCGATCATGGTGGAGCTGCTGCACTCGGCTACGCTGATTCACGACGACGTGGTGGACGGCGCCGAAATGCGCCGAGGCATTCCCTCGATCAACGCTCTGTGGAAAAACAAGATATCAGTGCTGATCGGTGACTATCTGCTCTCCAAGGGTCTGCTCTACTCCCTCGAAAACAAGGATTACCGGTCGCTGCATCTGGTATCGGAGGCGGTTCGCCGCATGAGCGAGGGGGAGATTCTCCAGATCCAGAAAACCAGAAGCCTTGATATCACCGAGGAGGATTACCTGAGTGTCATTGCCGACAAAACCGGCTCGCTCATTGCTACCTCGTGCGCCATCGGCGCGGCCAGCTCCACCGACTCCGAAGACAAGATCGCCAACCTGAAAAGCTATGGCGAATTTCTCGGCCTCGCTTTCCAGATCAGGGACGACTTGCTCGACTATACCGGGGACTCCAAAAAAACCGGCAAGCAGCTCGGCATCGATATCAAGGATCGCAAGATTACTCTTCCGCTGATCTACGCTCTTCGTCAATCGGACAAATCGGAGCAGAACAAGATCAAGTCGATCCTGAAAAGCTCCCGGAAGCGTTCGGTCAGGAGCGGCGAAGTGATCGAGTTCGTCACCCGCAAGGGCGGGCTGGATTACGCCGCCGAGGTTGCCGAAGGCTTTGCCGCAAAAGCGGTCGAGTCGCTCGCCCGTTTTCCCGAAAGCGATGCCAAACGCTCCCTCCAGCTCCTTGTCGATTTCGTCATGAAGCGGCAGCACTGA
- the tatC gene encoding twin-arginine translocase subunit TatC, with amino-acid sequence MSNENEPTIPPADGKGTGAETGNDQEPALPAVPEKEEQEELKNEKSLDFPEDDFKAPEKAPSEIADSTTQVKTETAAPEEGAEPEEGMSFLDHLEELRWRLIRAVIAFAVAAIVTAFFSDFLVNQVLIRPLKESGPNIHLQNLVPYGQISLYLQVIVFAAFVLAFPFLVWQIWQFVEPGLHETEKAASRFIIFFISICFFSGIAFGYFVFLPISLKFFAGFGSELIANNIAVQDYISFFMGTLLTTGLVFELPFISYVLSKIGLLTPAFMRFYRRHAVVTLLVIAAIVTPSTDMVTQAVIAIPMIVLYEISIYISAGVQKKRNKKMMEEGAA; translated from the coding sequence ATGAGCAACGAAAACGAACCAACCATACCGCCAGCGGACGGCAAAGGGACCGGCGCGGAGACCGGAAATGATCAAGAGCCAGCCCTTCCAGCTGTACCCGAAAAGGAAGAACAGGAGGAGTTGAAAAACGAGAAAAGTCTGGATTTTCCTGAAGACGACTTCAAAGCGCCGGAAAAGGCCCCAAGCGAAATAGCGGATTCAACCACCCAGGTTAAAACAGAAACGGCAGCGCCGGAAGAGGGGGCCGAACCGGAAGAAGGCATGAGCTTCCTCGATCATCTCGAAGAGCTTCGCTGGAGGCTCATCAGGGCTGTTATCGCATTTGCTGTAGCGGCCATCGTTACCGCATTCTTTTCAGACTTCCTCGTCAACCAGGTACTCATCAGACCACTAAAAGAGAGTGGCCCGAACATTCATCTGCAGAACCTTGTACCCTACGGCCAGATTTCACTCTACCTGCAAGTGATTGTTTTTGCGGCATTCGTGCTCGCGTTCCCCTTTCTGGTCTGGCAGATATGGCAATTCGTCGAACCCGGCCTGCATGAAACTGAAAAAGCAGCCAGCCGTTTTATCATTTTCTTCATTTCGATCTGCTTCTTCTCGGGCATCGCTTTCGGTTACTTTGTCTTCCTGCCAATCTCACTGAAATTCTTTGCGGGATTCGGCTCCGAACTCATCGCCAACAACATCGCCGTCCAGGACTACATCAGTTTCTTCATGGGCACCCTGCTGACAACCGGTCTGGTCTTCGAGCTCCCCTTCATATCCTATGTGCTCTCGAAAATCGGTTTGCTGACCCCGGCCTTTATGCGCTTCTACCGTCGCCATGCGGTCGTAACATTGCTGGTCATCGCCGCCATCGTCACTCCGTCAACCGATATGGTCACGCAGGCAGTCATCGCCATTCCGATGATCGTGCTGTACGAAATCAGCATCTACATTTCAGCCGGTGTACAGAAAAAGCGCAACAAGAAGATGATGGAGGAAGGCGCGGCATGA
- a CDS encoding alpha/beta hydrolase: MICDDARPNVVFETIESSLLKGNPLGDPSLRHVPVYLPPSYDGTERFPVIYLLAGFASTGMSFLNYGFGRQTLPEMIDAMIRRGEMPKVIVVMPDCMTRYGGSQYVDSTATGPYETYLTRELIPHIDRKFRTLTEATHRAVVGKSSGGFGALRLGMRHPKLFAAVGCHSGDMDFDLCYRPNFPVAARALEKYGGSLPAFFTRWESLDKKPRGEFALLDIMAMAACYSPNPSLPPPGNMKLPFEQHTCQLVPEVWEQWKSFDPLTMLNEAKYQDSLGSLRTLFLDCGSQDEYNLQFGHRRFSARATEIGIAHRYEEFPDTHTDTSYRYRASLPLLAEAISG, translated from the coding sequence ATGATCTGCGACGATGCCCGCCCGAACGTCGTGTTCGAGACCATCGAAAGTTCGTTACTGAAAGGCAATCCGCTTGGAGACCCATCTCTGCGCCACGTGCCGGTTTACCTGCCGCCATCCTACGACGGAACAGAACGCTTTCCGGTGATCTATCTGCTTGCGGGATTCGCCTCGACAGGCATGAGCTTTCTGAACTATGGTTTTGGTCGTCAGACCCTGCCGGAGATGATCGACGCGATGATCCGGCGCGGCGAGATGCCGAAAGTCATTGTCGTCATGCCGGACTGCATGACCCGCTACGGCGGATCGCAATATGTCGATTCAACGGCCACCGGGCCTTACGAGACCTATCTGACCAGGGAGCTGATCCCGCACATTGACCGCAAATTCCGCACGCTCACGGAAGCGACGCACCGGGCTGTCGTCGGTAAATCGTCGGGAGGATTCGGCGCACTGAGACTCGGTATGAGGCATCCGAAGCTGTTTGCGGCGGTGGGCTGCCACAGCGGCGACATGGATTTCGATCTCTGCTACCGCCCAAACTTCCCTGTTGCAGCACGCGCTCTCGAAAAATACGGCGGCAGCCTCCCAGCCTTTTTCACTCGCTGGGAATCGCTCGACAAAAAGCCGCGCGGTGAGTTCGCCCTGCTCGACATCATGGCGATGGCCGCCTGCTACTCCCCCAACCCTTCGCTACCGCCCCCCGGAAACATGAAGCTTCCCTTCGAGCAACACACCTGCCAGCTCGTTCCGGAGGTCTGGGAACAGTGGAAAAGCTTCGACCCGCTGACGATGCTCAACGAGGCAAAGTACCAGGATTCCCTCGGCTCGCTCCGAACGCTCTTTCTCGACTGCGGGTCGCAGGACGAGTACAACCTCCAGTTCGGCCACCGGCGCTTTTCGGCGAGGGCTACCGAAATCGGCATAGCGCACCGCTACGAAGAGTTCCCCGACACCCACACCGACACCTCCTACCGCTACCGGGCCTCACTGCCGCTCCTCGCCGAAGCGATTTCCGGGTGA
- the coaE gene encoding dephospho-CoA kinase (Dephospho-CoA kinase (CoaE) performs the final step in coenzyme A biosynthesis.), which yields MMERLPLLVGVTGGIGSGKSTVCAMLAEMGCELFEADRIAKELQVEDPEVIGGIEKLFGPDVYSRDASGKLLIDRKAIAAIVFSEPEKLAALNRLIHPKVRKAFVNEVKRCAREDKRILCKEAAILFEAGADRDLDRIIVVAANDGLRLARVVARGLDREEARKRMQAQWPQEKLIERAHYVIFNDGTLDELRSQVEQIYQSLESIVDSEYGS from the coding sequence ATGATGGAGCGACTGCCATTGCTCGTCGGGGTGACCGGCGGCATCGGGAGCGGCAAGAGCACGGTGTGCGCCATGCTTGCCGAAATGGGATGCGAGCTGTTCGAGGCTGACCGGATTGCCAAAGAACTGCAAGTCGAGGATCCCGAGGTAATCGGGGGGATTGAAAAACTTTTTGGCCCGGATGTCTACTCGCGCGATGCATCAGGCAAACTTCTCATTGACCGCAAAGCCATTGCTGCGATTGTCTTTTCCGAGCCGGAAAAGCTTGCTGCCCTCAATCGGCTTATCCATCCGAAGGTCCGTAAAGCCTTTGTCAACGAAGTGAAGCGTTGCGCCCGTGAAGACAAACGGATTCTCTGCAAGGAGGCGGCCATTCTGTTCGAGGCGGGTGCGGATCGCGATCTCGACCGCATCATCGTGGTGGCGGCAAACGACGGTCTTCGGCTCGCTCGCGTCGTCGCTCGTGGTCTCGATCGCGAGGAGGCTCGCAAGCGGATGCAGGCGCAGTGGCCGCAGGAGAAGCTTATCGAGCGGGCGCACTACGTGATTTTCAACGACGGCACCCTCGACGAGTTGCGCTCGCAGGTCGAGCAGATCTACCAGAGCCTTGAAAGTATCGTCGATTCAGAGTACGGTTCATGA
- a CDS encoding superoxide dismutase, with amino-acid sequence MAYQQPALPYADNALEPHISANTIGFHYGKHHATYVKNYNGLVEGTPYDAMSLEEVIVQTASDASKVGVFNNGAQAWNHSFYWNCLTPNGGGAPSGEIAAKIVKDFGSVDKFKEELKNAAATQFGSGWAWLVLDGGKLKVTKTGNAQNPMTSGQTPLLCIDVWEHAYYLDYQNRRPDHVAAVIENLINWDFVNSNYAAAK; translated from the coding sequence ATGGCATATCAGCAACCTGCTCTTCCTTACGCCGACAACGCGCTTGAACCGCACATCTCGGCCAATACCATTGGATTTCACTACGGCAAGCACCATGCAACCTACGTCAAAAACTACAACGGTCTTGTAGAAGGTACGCCGTATGACGCCATGAGCCTCGAAGAGGTTATTGTTCAGACAGCCAGCGACGCCTCAAAAGTCGGCGTATTCAACAATGGCGCGCAGGCATGGAACCACAGTTTCTACTGGAACTGCCTGACTCCGAACGGCGGCGGTGCACCAAGCGGCGAAATCGCTGCGAAGATCGTCAAGGATTTCGGCAGCGTGGACAAATTCAAGGAGGAGCTGAAGAACGCCGCCGCAACGCAGTTCGGAAGTGGCTGGGCCTGGCTGGTGCTCGATGGCGGCAAGCTCAAGGTAACCAAAACCGGCAACGCGCAGAACCCGATGACCTCCGGCCAGACGCCTCTCCTCTGCATCGACGTCTGGGAACACGCCTACTACCTCGATTACCAGAACCGCCGCCCCGACCACGTAGCCGCCGTAATCGAGAACCTGATCAACTGGGATTTTGTCAACAGCAATTACGCTGCAGCGAAATAA
- a CDS encoding DUF4292 domain-containing protein, with protein sequence MMKRGVSMKTVMKWLCLTAFLVIAGCSQMRTVTREPELPAERVKLTPELKGLYEEVVSNASTVKALDGYADIYLETPKRRAKAYCTVQIQKSRDARMIVTAGILGWPVADLLIRPDSLFVNDMLNNRMLVGRNNGENMGKIIGVNAGFGRMTETLFGIADIPEPASDIVSVRQGNGRVRFTVKSGNGTKELVVDPLARELAGVTYFDHSGRKSIEFHFANYQSQQGREGEESLKMPREIDMILYRENDPEGSRSLKVVYDERVINPPDFNITFKWPAKAKTVNLDEVERLPWL encoded by the coding sequence ATGATGAAAAGAGGAGTGTCGATGAAAACGGTGATGAAATGGTTGTGCCTGACCGCATTTCTGGTGATTGCGGGATGCTCGCAGATGAGAACTGTCACCAGAGAGCCGGAGTTGCCCGCTGAACGGGTGAAACTGACGCCTGAGCTGAAGGGGCTGTATGAAGAGGTGGTTTCGAACGCCAGCACGGTCAAGGCGCTGGATGGCTATGCGGATATCTACCTTGAAACGCCGAAGCGCAGGGCGAAGGCCTACTGCACGGTTCAGATACAGAAATCGAGAGATGCCCGTATGATCGTTACTGCCGGCATACTCGGATGGCCTGTGGCCGATCTTCTGATTCGCCCGGACTCGCTCTTTGTGAACGACATGCTGAACAACCGGATGCTTGTCGGACGCAACAACGGCGAGAATATGGGCAAGATCATTGGCGTCAACGCGGGATTTGGCCGGATGACCGAAACGCTTTTCGGCATTGCCGACATACCTGAGCCGGCAAGCGACATTGTATCGGTCAGGCAGGGCAATGGCCGGGTTCGTTTTACCGTGAAGTCCGGTAACGGTACGAAAGAGCTTGTGGTCGATCCACTGGCAAGGGAGTTGGCTGGAGTTACATATTTCGATCATTCGGGACGCAAGAGCATCGAATTCCACTTTGCCAACTACCAGTCACAGCAGGGCAGAGAGGGGGAGGAGTCGCTGAAGATGCCGCGAGAGATCGACATGATCCTCTATCGGGAAAATGATCCGGAAGGGTCGCGCAGCCTGAAGGTAGTCTATGATGAACGGGTCATCAATCCGCCCGATTTTAACATCACATTCAAATGGCCAGCCAAAGCGAAGACGGTCAACCTCGACGAAGTGGAGCGGCTGCCGTGGCTTTAA
- a CDS encoding class I SAM-dependent rRNA methyltransferase, giving the protein MHALYLKPKEHRRLLGGHLWVFSNELREVPRDIAAGETVQLFTHDGRLLGAGFFNPQSLIAFRLLTRDEEQPDRDFFRRKLLEALKLREKIYSESETNAWRLVHGESDGLPGLVIDRFDRAFVLQSFSAGIDQHLPLFCELLRELFDPKAIVVRNESPLRELEGLPLYRETVLGESSNMHQEIRDSGISYRVNILEGQKTGFFLDQRENRRHIRKYAAGADVLDVYTNDGGFALNAMHAGAKSTTMVDISQEALQRAEQNARMNGFGNFSIVAADAFETLGRLRHENHTFDLVVLDPPSFTKSRKTVPTALKAYTKLNRLGLQLVRNEGYLATASCSHHVSEEDFLAAIHLGAMQAGKHLRLISRAAQPPDHPVLLAMPETSYLKFACFYVTNL; this is encoded by the coding sequence ATGCACGCACTCTACCTCAAACCAAAAGAGCACCGGCGGCTGCTCGGTGGCCACCTGTGGGTTTTCAGCAACGAGCTTCGGGAGGTGCCGCGTGACATTGCCGCCGGAGAAACCGTTCAGCTCTTCACCCACGACGGACGCCTGCTCGGCGCGGGGTTCTTCAACCCCCAGTCGCTGATCGCCTTTCGCCTTCTGACGAGGGACGAAGAGCAGCCTGACCGCGACTTTTTCCGGCGTAAGCTGCTCGAAGCGCTGAAACTGCGCGAAAAAATCTACTCAGAAAGTGAAACCAACGCCTGGCGGCTTGTCCATGGCGAGTCGGATGGACTACCGGGGCTGGTGATCGATCGCTTCGACCGTGCCTTCGTGCTGCAATCATTTTCCGCCGGTATCGACCAGCACCTGCCGCTTTTCTGCGAACTGCTCCGGGAACTGTTCGATCCTAAAGCGATCGTGGTGAGAAACGAGTCGCCGCTCAGGGAGCTTGAGGGGCTGCCGCTCTACCGCGAAACCGTGCTCGGCGAAAGCAGCAACATGCACCAGGAGATCCGGGACAGCGGCATCAGCTACCGGGTCAACATCCTTGAAGGTCAGAAAACCGGTTTCTTCCTCGACCAGCGCGAAAACCGGCGCCATATCCGGAAATACGCCGCCGGTGCGGATGTACTTGACGTGTATACGAATGATGGAGGATTCGCGCTCAACGCCATGCATGCAGGTGCAAAATCAACCACCATGGTCGATATTTCCCAGGAGGCGTTACAACGCGCCGAGCAGAACGCCCGAATGAACGGGTTCGGAAACTTCTCGATCGTGGCCGCCGATGCATTTGAGACTCTCGGACGGCTCAGGCATGAAAACCACACTTTCGATCTGGTGGTCCTTGATCCGCCAAGCTTCACCAAAAGCCGCAAAACCGTGCCGACAGCCCTGAAGGCCTACACGAAGCTTAATCGTCTCGGCTTGCAGCTCGTCAGGAATGAGGGATATCTGGCGACAGCCTCCTGCTCGCACCATGTTTCCGAAGAGGATTTCCTCGCGGCCATTCACCTTGGAGCAATGCAGGCGGGCAAACATCTGCGGCTCATCAGCCGCGCCGCACAACCGCCGGACCATCCGGTGCTGCTCGCGATGCCCGAAACGAGCTATCTCAAATTCGCCTGTTTTTATGTGACAAACCTGTAG
- a CDS encoding 5' nucleotidase, NT5C type, with protein MSKSSIVIGVDLDGVCADFYGRMRQIASEWFERPIDELPEEVSWGLSEWGITNQSQYDSLHRFAVTQRELFSSMEAIPGARKYLRQLSDEGFRIRIITHRLFIHYFHAAAVQQTVNWLDSHGIPYWDLCFVKEKTQVGADIYIEDSPENVEQLRGRGLFTICFGNSTNRHIEELRAASWQEVYDMAKAFVT; from the coding sequence ATGTCAAAAAGCAGTATCGTTATTGGCGTTGATCTCGACGGGGTTTGCGCCGATTTTTACGGACGCATGAGGCAGATCGCCTCTGAATGGTTTGAACGACCGATTGATGAGCTTCCTGAAGAGGTCTCCTGGGGGCTTTCCGAATGGGGTATCACGAACCAAAGCCAATACGACAGTCTGCACCGTTTCGCCGTGACTCAGCGGGAGCTGTTCAGCAGCATGGAGGCGATCCCTGGTGCGCGAAAATATCTGCGCCAGCTCTCGGATGAAGGTTTCCGCATCCGCATCATCACCCATCGGCTTTTTATCCACTATTTTCATGCAGCGGCAGTGCAGCAAACGGTTAACTGGCTCGATAGTCACGGTATTCCATACTGGGACCTCTGCTTCGTAAAAGAGAAGACGCAGGTTGGTGCGGACATCTACATCGAGGACTCGCCGGAAAATGTGGAGCAGTTACGAGGCAGAGGACTTTTTACCATCTGTTTCGGAAACAGCACAAACCGGCATATCGAAGAGCTGAGAGCCGCTTCATGGCAGGAGGTTTATGATATGGCAAAAGCGTTCGTGACGTAA
- the trxA gene encoding thioredoxin — MQSNTPFDFQNDVIEQSKTVPVLVDFWAQWCGPCRILAPVLEKLAERHAGKWVLVKINTEEFPEISAEYGIRSIPNVKLFSNGAVIDEFVGAFPEYQIEQWLAKALPSPWAEDVARAAAEMAAGNDAVAITLLEGVLAKEPENRKAAAMLVRLILFSRPEEALRLAETLEAEPDYADLSESVRTLGALLVRPASAIPEGESRETYSKALESLRNGDMDSALERFISVLRENRYYDDDGSRKGCIAIFRFLGEEHEITMKYRRAFDRAF; from the coding sequence ATGCAGAGCAATACTCCTTTTGATTTTCAGAACGATGTCATCGAACAAAGCAAAACCGTTCCGGTTCTTGTGGATTTCTGGGCGCAGTGGTGCGGGCCATGCCGCATTCTCGCTCCGGTGCTTGAGAAACTTGCTGAGCGTCATGCCGGAAAATGGGTTCTCGTAAAGATCAATACCGAAGAGTTTCCCGAGATTTCAGCAGAATATGGCATAAGGAGCATTCCCAATGTGAAGCTGTTTTCAAACGGTGCGGTTATCGACGAGTTCGTTGGAGCCTTTCCGGAGTACCAGATTGAACAGTGGCTCGCCAAAGCCTTGCCAAGTCCTTGGGCTGAGGATGTGGCGCGTGCCGCTGCCGAGATGGCGGCGGGCAACGACGCAGTGGCAATCACTCTGCTCGAGGGCGTTTTGGCTAAAGAGCCGGAGAACAGGAAAGCTGCTGCTATGCTGGTCCGGCTGATTCTGTTTTCACGTCCAGAAGAGGCGCTCAGGCTTGCCGAGACGCTCGAAGCGGAGCCGGATTACGCTGATCTGAGCGAGTCTGTCCGAACTCTCGGTGCGTTGCTTGTTCGTCCCGCATCAGCAATTCCGGAGGGGGAGAGCCGCGAGACTTATAGCAAGGCTCTCGAAAGCCTACGGAATGGAGATATGGACAGCGCGCTCGAACGTTTCATTTCGGTTCTGCGGGAAAACCGCTATTACGACGACGATGGTTCACGCAAGGGCTGTATCGCCATTTTCCGGTTTCTCGGCGAAGAGCACGAAATTACGATGAAATACCGGCGAGCTTTTGACCGGGCGTTCTGA
- a CDS encoding DUF2141 domain-containing protein gives MKKTVQTFLLLSLFASPAITLADSPSCGRIEILIDNVRSEEGIVGVALFNAKKGFPDKSALAIEGRSIPAGKRCKVIFENVPYGTYAISVLHDENGNGKMDKGFLGIPKEGFGTSNNPEIKMGPPSFSDSRFDLKSKEMTLNIDMKYLRKPENQEPQ, from the coding sequence ATGAAAAAAACAGTTCAGACGTTTTTACTACTTTCGCTTTTCGCCTCGCCGGCGATCACATTGGCGGACAGTCCTTCTTGCGGCAGAATAGAGATACTTATCGACAACGTACGAAGCGAGGAAGGCATCGTAGGCGTAGCGTTATTCAATGCAAAAAAGGGATTCCCGGATAAAAGCGCGCTGGCTATCGAAGGGCGAAGTATTCCGGCTGGAAAACGTTGCAAGGTGATCTTCGAAAATGTTCCGTACGGCACTTACGCCATCAGCGTGCTTCACGATGAAAACGGCAACGGCAAAATGGATAAAGGATTCCTCGGCATCCCGAAAGAGGGATTCGGCACCTCGAACAACCCCGAAATCAAGATGGGACCGCCCTCTTTTTCCGACTCGCGCTTCGATCTCAAGAGCAAAGAAATGACGCTGAACATCGACATGAAGTACCTTCGCAAACCTGAAAATCAGGAACCGCAATGA